The genomic stretch GGAGATCGATCTGGACGTCGTGCTGACGCCGCGCAATGTCGATCTCGTGCAGGAAGGTTTTGACCTTGCCGTCCGCGTCGGACGCCTGGCCGACAGTTCGCTGGTCGCGCGGTCGCTGGGCGTGTTGCGCATCGGCCTGTTCGCCTCGCCCGAATACCTGCAGCGCCGCGGTGCGCCGGACACCGTACAAGGGCTGGCCGACCATTGCTGCCTCGATTTTCGCGGCACCGGCCGCGGCGAAACGCAATGGCGCCTCGTCGGCCCCGATGGCCTGAAAACCGTGGCCGTGCGCGCCCGGCTGAATGCCGACAGCCTTATCTACCTGGAAACGTTGATTGCTTCAGGCGCCGGTATCGGCCCGCTGCCGCTGTATGCGAGTGCCGTGGCGCGCGCCAACGCACCGCTGCCGCGACTCGTTCGCGTGCTGCCGGACTATGCGACCAGCGGTGAGCCGATCAACCTCGTCACGCCCTCTGCCCGGTTCGTTCCCAGGCGCGTTCGCTTGCTGATCGACATGCTGACCGAGTCGATCCGGCAGGAGCTGGAAAACGCTGATCCCACCTGAAGTGTCGCGGCATAGAAGCTGCCGACGTTAAATGTTGTCACGACTGCGCCCGTCGCACGGTTCGCAAGGCACCATGCGATCCACGTGTGCCGGACCAGTACGTCTGACCCTCCATGACGTCACCCCCGTAAGCGTTGCAGTGCTTCCCCCCGGTGCGCTGCGATGTGTCTGGCACATGCGACCCTTGGGTGTTTCTGATCCCGTCACACTGTTGTGGGAAGCACCGCCGCCCGGACATCATCGTCCGGGCTTTTTTTTTTTGCCGTTTCACGAATGCTTGTCGCACGGTGTTTAACGGCCTTCACAAATTAGGACTCTTCTCATGGTTCGTAGCAAACCTCGCCATGAAAATTGCTGCCACGTAACACATGCAACGGAATGCGCCGAACGCGCTTGAATAAGCGCCATCAATTCCGCACCCGCCGCGACGCATGTGCGAATTTTCATGGAGTCGAACATGCGTATCGCCTTGCTTGAAGACGATCCCTTCCAAAGCGAAGTCATCGTCCAGATCCTTTCCCAGTCCGGCCACGACGTGGTGACCTACACCGACGGTGCGACCTTGCTGCGCATGCTGGGCCGATCGTCGTACGACATGCTGATCCTCGACTGGCATACGCCTGGCATGCTCGGGATCGACGTACTGAGCGTCGTGCGCAGCCGCCATAAAGAAGTGTTGCCGGTGCTCTTTGTCACGGCCGAAGAAGGCGAGAAAAGTCTTGTGCGCGCCCTCACGCACGGCGCGGATGACTACATCGCCAAGCCGTTCCGCATTGCCGAGCTGCGTGCGCGCGTCGACGCGCTGCTGCGCCGTGCCTATCCCATTCCGTATGGTCGTCTGCCATTCGCCGTAGGGCCGTACCACTTCAACACGCAGCGCCAACAGATCACCCTGCACGGCGAACCCGTTACGCTGACGGGCATCGAGTTCCAGCTGGCGCTGCTGTTGTTCTCGAACGTGGGCCGCACGCTGTCGCGCGACCACATCTTCGGGCAGGTGTGGGGCCGCAATTCATCGGAATACACGCGCACGATCGATAGCCACGTGTCGCGCATCCGCATGAAACTGAATATCGAGCCGGTGAACGAGGTGCGCCTGGTGGCGGTGTACAAGCACGGCTATCGCGTCGACCATCTCAAACCGGCGAACAACATGAATGCGCTGTCCGAGATGGATATCGCATCGTACGACGCTTAAGCCCGAGGCCATCAGCGCGCAGTGAGGGTGCCCGTCCAGCAATGGAATGGGACGCCCTTATTGTTTTCATCGGCTGTTATGCTCGGCGTTTCTCTTTCTCTGGGCGAGGCCAGCGTGCCGTTTTTCAATCTCAATGCAGAGGCCGAAGCGCTGCCGCGCGCATGGTCGTCTCGCGTGATGGAGCGTTTTGGTAGCGCCAATTTCAAGGTGCTGCGCATGGACGGCACGTCGTATCCCAACGAGGTGCACGACTATGCCGAAGGCCTGCTGGTGATCGATGGCGAGCTTCGCCTGCGCATCTGCGACGAAGCGGTGACGGTCTCGCGCGGCGAGCTGTATGTGGTGCCTGCCGGCGTACCGCACAGCGTAGATGCCGGCAGCGCCGGCACGCTGGTTATTCTGGACGTGTAAGCGGCGCGTCTTCTGCCTCTGCAAGCTGCTTGATCCGCTGCAGCATCATCCGGCGGATCAGCCCGCTTGGCACGCGGACCAGTATCCAGTAAGGCGTGAAGCGCCGGCGCGCCGTTGTGCTGCAGCAGTGCACGCACGTGCGCGTGGTCAGCAGCGTGCCGGTGCCCACGGGCTCAGCGACGAACGTCATGACGAGCTTGGCGATATCAGGGGCGCAGAACGTGTGAAACGCGCTGGCTTCAACGTGGATGAGCCCGCCGGCCGCTTCCCAGAAGCGACCCACCAAGCCGAGGGCGAATTCGTGATCTCCGTTTCTGCCGAGAGCGGTGAAATCGTGCAGGCCGAATCCGGCGTCGATCCGGCGCGCACTGGGCCTGCCAAGCGCGACGGCGATGCGCGCCGGGATGGCCCGCAGATGCAGGAACAGTCTGGCCACCGGGAAATCCTTGACGTCAAGTTGCGATGCCATGTCGAGCACGCGCGCGGGCGGTGCATTGACCCGTATGTGGTGCTGCTCGCTGAACTGATGCTCGGGAAGGAAGGTCTGCAACAGACTCATGCCGATGGATGGCGTGGTGTCATGCCTGAGGCTTTTCGCTCGCAGCCGTGGAAGCCGCAGCAGGAGCGAGTGCGGCATCGCGCGCGGGCGGCTCGGCCAGGCTGCGTTTCATCAGCCAGGCGACACCGGGTACGCGCAAACCGGTGGCAAACACCACGTCTCGCATCCAACCGCCGTATTGCGCCTGGAAGCATGGCGTGAGCGCGCGGCTCAGTGTCTGGTAGGCCTGCACGGTGCGCAGGCGACGGGCGTGGTAGGCGAGCGCGCCATCGGCGGCACCATGGACTTGCACGCATCCCGCAAGTGCGAGTGCATCTTGTGCGGCCAGCGTGGTCCCCAGGCCGAGTTGCGGGCTCATGGCGTGCGCAGCATCGCCGATGACGCAGTAAGGTGGTTTGGCCAACGCGCGCGGCCACGTGTGGCGATAGACGGCAAACGGCATATCGTCGTGCGAGCCGATCTGTTCGACCATGGGCGCGGCTTGCGGCCACAGGCTGAGGACATGCGCCTTCCACTGTGTGATGTCGGTCTGTCGCCAGGCGTCGACGGCATCGCTGGGCAGGCTCCAGAACATCGACAGGCGCGTACGTGTGCCGTCTACGTCGGTAGGCAGCAGGCCCATCATCTCGCGCGTGCCGCGAAAGCGCTGCTGCAGCACGCGCGGGTTCCAGCCCTCCACCCATCCTTGGAACCACAGCGTGCCCCATCGATAGGTACTTGACGGGCCGGCCAGGCCTGCGGACTCACGCAGCGCTGACGCCGCGCCATCGGCAATTACAAACAGATCGAAGACTGATTCGCCCTGCGTGTGCGCGACTTGCGCGCGTGGTCCATCAACAAGCAACTGCTGGATCGCGCAACCAAAGTGGAATGTTGCGCCCGCATGCAAGGCGGCGTCGTAGAGCATGGACGACAGCGCATGCCGCGTGACGGCGCGGCCGGGCGTCTCGGCGTAGTCGATGTCGAGCAGACGCCAGCCGCGATGGTTCAGACCGATCAGCCGATCAATCGGCGCGCCGATGCCCTCCAGCTCGCGGCCCACGCCGAGCGCCTCCAGCGCCCGAATACCCTGTGGCTGGATCAGCAGGCCTGCGCCCATGGCGGTCAGCTGCGGGTGTTTTTCGAAGACGTGCACGTCGTGCCCCTGGCGGACAAACGCGATGGCGGCGGCGAGGCCGGCGTTACCGGCGCCGGCAATGCCGATGGAGAGCGGGCGAAGTGCGGACATGAAAGCGTGGCGGATCGTTTGCTCAAGATGATAACGATACGGCGCGCACGTTAAGGCTGTTCGCGCAGGCTGCGGAGATAATGCGCAGACCTCACGCCCACCACACAAGACCGGACGCGCCATGCAGATCAAATGGCTGGAAGACTTCAAGGAACTCGCCAAGACGCGCAGCTTCAGCCGCGCCGCCGAGAACCGCAACGTCACGCACCCCGCATTCGGCCGCCGGATCAAGGCGCTAGAGGAATGGGTGGGCACCTCGCTGATCGAGCGTAGCGAGCATCCGGTCACGCTCACGGCGGCAGGGCGCTTGTTTCTGGATGCGGCCGCCAATGCCGTGGACGGTCTGAACGATGCGCGCTTGCTGCTGCGGGAGGCGCAACTGCCCGTGGCGCTCAGGATCGGCACCGGGCGTACGCTGGCGCGCACCTTCGTCCCCGGCTGGTACGAATCGCTGGCGCGTCAGCGCGGCGTGTTTCCGCTCAGCGTGACGACAGGCGGCACGCAAGAGGGCGTGCTGGCCCTTGCCGATGGCACGGTCGATTTGCTGATCGCCTACGCCAGCCCGCAGGCCGATGCGCTGCTCGATCCGCGCAAGTACGACCATTGCCTGCTGGGCAGCGAGACGCTCGTGCCGGTGAGCGCCCCCGACAAGCGCGGCCGCCCGCGCTTCACGCTGCCGGGCTTGGCTGCAGAACCGCTTCCATGGCTGGCCTTCGCGCGTGGGCTGACATTGCGGCAGATGCTCGACAGCCATCTGGCGGCCGCCGATCGGAAGGCGCATCTGCAGCCCGTGTTCCAGGCGGATTTTTACGAAGCGGTGGAAGAGATGGCCCTGCGCGGATTCGGCATGGCGTGGCTGCCTTATCGCCTGGCCAGGCCGCACCTGAACGCGGGTGAACTGCGCCCCGCTGGTGACGACACCTGGCACATCCACGTCAACATCCGCATGATGCGCGTGCGCAGCAACCAGAGCGCGTTGCTCGACGAAGTGTGGCAACGGGCGCTCGACAATGCCAGCGGTCACGGCCGTAACGATCTCGCCTGAGGCGCGTCGCAAAAAGCCCAACCTTGTGCCGAAACGGCACAAGCCGCCTCGGCGCGGCACCTAGACTCCTCCGCAACCTTCGCCCGCCAGCGCCGTTCGGCAAAACAGGCGGGTCGGCACAGACCACGGGGAGACAACCATGCCAGCCCACACCCTCAACGCGAGCGGCGCAGCAGCACGCGCCGCCGCCACCCATCGACATCCCGCGCCTTGGCGCGCCGTATTGGCGGCCAGCGTCGGCAATGCGCTCGAATACTACGATCTGCTGATCTACGGCTATTTCGCCATCACCATCGGCAAGCTGTTCTTCCCGACGGGCGATGCGTGGAGTTCGCTGATGCTCTCCGTCGGCACGTTTGGCGTGTCGTTCATCATGCGGCCGTTGGGTTCGATGGTGCTTGGCAGCTATGCCGACCGCGTGGGGCGCAAGGCCGCGCTAACGTGGTCGATCCTGCTGATGATGCTGGGCACGGCGATGATCGCGTTTGCGCCGACATATGCGTCGATCGGCCTGTGGTCGCCGGCCATCGTGATCGTGGCGCGGCTGCTGCAGGGCTTTTCGGCCGGCGGAGAATTCGGATCGGCCACGGCGTTCATGATCGAGCACGCCAACGGCAAGCGCATGGGCTACAACGCGAGCTGGCAGGCCGCCACGCAGGGTCTTGCCACCTTGCTTGCCGCAGGGTTGAGCGCGTGGATCACCTACGCGCTGACCACCGCGCAGGTGGAGTCGTGGGGCTGGCGCGTGGCGTTCCTGTTCGGCTTGCTGATCGGCCCGATTGGCGTCTACATCCGCCGCCATACGCCGGAAACGCCGGAGTTCGTCGCCATGCAGGCGGAAGCGCCGGCTGCGCTGCAAGAGCGCTCGCCGCTGCGCGATACGCTCACGCAGGGTTTGCCGGGGCTGCTGCTGGGCGCCGGCGTGGTCGTGGCCGTCACTGCATTCAACTACGTGCAGAAGGTCTACATGCCGACCTATGCCATCAATCAACTCCATATCGCCACCAGTGCCTCGCTGGTCTGCACGATGATCACCGGCGCGATGCTGATGGTGATGGCACCCGCGTTCGGCTTGCTGGCAGATCGCTTCGGCAGCATCCGTGTGGTGTCGATTGCGATGGTGGTGATTGCGCTGTCGACGTATCCGATGTTTGCCACGCTGGTCGCACAGCCGACGTTCTGGACGCTGCTGGTCATGCAGGCGATCGTGGGTGTGCTTCTGGCGGCCATCCTGGCGCCGCTGCCTGCGCTGCTTGCCGATATTTTCCCGACGCGCACGCGTGGCACGGGCCTGGCGCTGAGCTACAACCTGTCCGTGACGATCTTCGGTGGATTCTCGCCGCTGATCGTCACGTGGCTGATTGGCGTTACGCACATCAAGACGTCGCCGAGTTTCTACGTGTTTGCGACCACGCTGATCAGCCTGGCCTCGCTGTGGATGCTGCGCGGGCGCGCTCGTGCGGATCGAACCTGAACAGACTTCTCGTCACACCGAAGGATTTCGCATGATGACCCTGGAGGCGCTGCGCGCCACGCTCCCGGTCTACCCGATCGAGTTGTACAAGCCTGATATCCGCCGTTGGAAAGCCGGCACGCACGGTATTGATTACGTGCACACGTTCGATAGCGGTATGCCCGGTCCGCACGTCATGATCAACGCGCTTACGCACGGCAATGAGCTGTGCGGCGCGATTGCCGTGGATGCGCTGCTGGCTGCCGGCGTGCGCCCAGCACATGGCCGGCTCACGCTGTCATTTGCCAACGTCGAGGCGTATGAGCGCTTCGATATCAACGACCCGGATGCCACGCGCTTCATTGACGAAGACCTGAACCGCGTGTGGTCTGCGGACAAGCTTGATGGCTCCGGCAACACGCTGGAACTTCGCCGCGCGCGCGAGCTGCGCCCGGTGATCGACACGGTCGATACCCTGCTCGATATTCACTCGATGCATGAGAAGGCCGAGCCGCTGATGCTGACCGGCCCGCATGTCAAAGGCGTCGCATTGGGCCGCCTCGTTGGCGCGCCTTCACATCTGATGATCGATGCCGGCCATGCCGCAGGCCGCCGCTTGCGCGACTACGGCGGCTTTGGCGATGCCGCCAGTCCGAAGAACGCGCTGCTCATCGAATGCGGTCAACACTTCGAACGCGTGAGCCGGGATGTTGCGCTGGACGCGTGCGCGCGTTTTCTGGTGGCGCTGGGCACCGTCGATGCGTCAGCAGTATCGGAATGGCTGGGCATGGCGCCTGCGCTGGAGGTGCGTTGCATTCGGGTGACCGATCCGGTGGTCGCTAAGTCCGCCGCGTTCCGTTTTGCGGACGACTATCGCGGCATGGAGACCATCGCGCGCGCCGGCACCGTCATCGCCACCGATGGAGCGCTGCGAATCGTCACGCCGTACGACAACTGCGTGCTGCTGCAGCCATCGCTGCGGCATCTGGCCCCCGGCGTGACCGTGGTTCGACTGGGCAGGCTGGAAGGATCGGCCTAAACGCCGAGCATGGCGCGCAACGTGCCGAGCACGACTTGCCGGCAGTTGCGCACCATCTTGTCTTCGGCGTCTCGATAGCCGGTCAGAAGCCACGCCGCCCCCACGTTGGTCAGGGCACCCACGAGTGCCAACCCGAGGATGCGCTGGTCGGCGCGCTGTTCGGCGTTGTCCTCAAGGGGGGCGCCGGGCAGTTCGGCATTCGCCATGATCTGCTTGCCGAACTCCAGCAGGTTGCGCTGGTAGGTCGCATCCGTTTCCGGGCTCACGCCCATCACTTCCAGCAGCAGCACGCGCGCCGCACATGGGTCACGCAAGAACGCGAAAAACGCGTGCAGGCCGGCGTCGACACGCGCTTCCAGCGTATTGCCAGCGGCGGCGGTGGCCTCTGAAACCTGCGCGCGCAAGTCTTCGGCATGCTGCTGGTAGGTCGCGCGGAGCAGGGCTTCGGTGCTGTCGAACGCGGCGTAAAAGTACCGGTCGTTGAGTTTCGCTTCCTGACAGATCGCGCGCACGGTGGCCTTGCGAAAGCCCACCGTGCCGAACACGCGCGTGCCAGCGCGAATGAGTGCATCGCGGCGTTCTGCCGCGCGTGCCTCCGGCGCCACACCGCCATACGGGCGGCCTTTCTTCGCGGGCGCGTGTGCTGTTTCAAGTGTTTTCTCCATTTCGCTATTTGACGTCAGGACGCTCGAAAATTAAAGTGGTGACGAATCACACCACATTTAATGCGAAATTTGCTGATCCCGCCCCCGGGCTGCAACCAGGAGACCGCATGGACACGACGATGGAGCGAAGCGCCAACCCGGGCGTGCCCCGCAATCGGGCAGCCGCACCGGATACCGACGTCGACGTGCTGATCGTCGGTGCGGGCCTCTCGGGCATTGGCGCGGCGTATCACCTGCGCGAGCGCTGCCCGTCGGCGCGTTTCACCATTCTCGAAGGGCGCGAAGCCATCGGCGGCACGTGGGACTTGTTCCGCTATCCGGGCATCCGCTCCGATTCCGACATGTTCACGCTCGGCTACAGCTTCCGACCGTGGCACAGCAGCAAGGCCATCTCCGACGGTCAGACGATCCTCGATTACATCCGAGACACCGCGCGCGTGTTCGGCATCGACAAATCCATCCGTTTCCGCCACAAGGTGACGGGTGCGAGCTGGGATTCCGCCGCCGCGCGCTGGACCGTGCAGGCGCTGCGCAGCGATGGCACGCGCGAGGAACCGGTGCAGTTCACCTGCAAGTTCCTCTACATGTGCAGCGGCTATTACGACTACGAAGAGGGCCACGCCCCGACGTGGCCCGAGATGGACAGGTTCCAGGGCCGCATCGTCCATCCGCAGCATTGGCCGAACGATCTTTCGTATGCGGGAAAGCGTGTGGTGGTGATCGGTAGCGGGGCCACGGCCGTCACGCTTGTGCCCGCGATGGCGGGCACCGCGCAGCATGTGACGATGCTGCAGCGCTCGCCTACTTACATCGTCTCGCGGCCCGAAGAGGATGCCTTGGCCAACACGTTGCGTCGCTGGCTGCCGTCCGGTCTCGCTCACCGGCTGGTGCGCACGAAGAACGTGCTGCTGACGATGTACTTCTACAGCCTCGCGCGTCGCAAGCCGAAGGCATTCAAAGACTTCATCATCCGCATGGCCGGCAAGCAGATCGGCCCCGGGTTCGACGTGCGCAAACACCTCACGCCGCGCTATAACCCGTGGGACCAGCGCCTGTGCCTCGTGCCGGACGGCGATCTGTTCAAGACGATCCGCGCGGGCAAGGCGTCGATTGCGACCGACGAAATCGAACGCTTCACCGCCACCGGCCTGCAGCTCAAGAGCGGCGAGCATCTTGATGCGGACGTGATCGTCACGGCCACGGGGCTCAAATTGAAAGTGCTGGGCGGGGCGGCCATCACCGTCGACGGGCGTGCCGTGAATCTGGCCGAGACGGTGTCGTACAAGGGCATGATGTACAGCGGCGTGCCGAACCTGGCGTCGTCATTCGGCTATACGAATGCATCGTGGACGCTCAAGGCTGAGTTGATCGCGCAGTACGTCTGCCGGCTGCTCAACCACATGCAGTCCAACGGCTTCGATACCTGCGTGCCGCGTCTCGACGACGAAGCCATGAGCCGCGAGCCCGCCGTCGATCTGACGTCAGGCTACATCCAGCGCGCGTCGGCCATCCTGCCCAAGCAGGGCGACAAGCAGCCGTGGAAGTCATATCAGAACTACGCGCGCGATCTGATGATGCTCAAGTTCGGCACACTGGCCGACAGTGCCATGCAGTTCGAACGCCGTGCCCAGCCGATCGGCGCGGCGCAGCCCGCCTAACCGCCTCCCGCTTTGGGGACACTATGACCAGCATCGTTCTCGGCGTCATCGCGCTAGCCATCCTCGCGCCTGTTGCGTTCACGTTTTTCATCGCTCGCCGCGTCACCAAGGGGTTCCCGCCCGAAGGTCAGTTCATTGATATCGGCGGCGATCGCCTGCACTACATCGATCGGGGCCAAGGCCCTGCCATCGTATTCGTGCACGGCCTGTGCGGAAATCTGCGCAACTTTGCGTACCTGGATATGGACCGGCTGGCGCGCTCGCACCGCGTGATCGTGATCGACCGACCGGGGGCAGGGCGATCCGTGCGCGCTGCGGATTCGCCGGTCAACATCTACGCGCAGGCCCGCACGGTCGCGCAGTGCATCGAGCAGCTTGGGCTCGACAAGCCCGTGCTGGTGGGGCATTCGCTTGGTGGGGCGATTTCGCTTGCGGTGGGGCTGAACCATCCGCACGTTATCCGCCGGCTCGCGTTGATCGCGCCGCTCACGCACGCAGAAAGCGCGCCGCCGGGTGCGTTCAGGGGCTTGGTGTTGACGTCGCCGCTGGTGCGCAGGCTGGTGTCATGGACGCTGGCGATCCCGCTGTCGATCATCAACTCCCGTAAGGCCATCGACGCGGTGTTTGCGCCCGAGGCCATGCCGAAGGATTTCCCGTTCAAGGGTGGGGGCTTGCTGGGGCTGCGTCCGCATGTGTTTTATGCGGCTTCGTCGGATCTGGTCGCTGCGCCGGAAGACCTGCCCGACATGGAACGCCGCTATGCCTCGATGACGGTGCCCGTCGACGTGCTGTACGGCCGCGGTGACCGCATCCTCAACGTCAAACGCCAGGGCGAAGCGCTCAAGCAGAAGCTCGATCGTGTGAACCTGCGCATCATCGACGGTGGCCATATGCTGCCCGTGACGCAACCGGCGTTGACGACGGATTGGGTGTTGGCGGTGGCCGCTGCGGCGCCGGCGCAAGCAGAAGTGCTTGCGTAACGCGACTCCCCCTGGCGATGGCAGGGGCGAAGCAGAAAAGCAAAAAGCCCTGCCGAAGCAGGGCTTTTTGGTATTTGGTGGCGAATCAGGGACTCGAACCCCGGACCTGCGGATTATGATTCCGTCGCTCTAACCGACTGAGCTAATTCGCCGAAGAAGCGGGATTCTACCGTCTTCGGCGAATATGTCAACCCCCTGCGTCAGTCGTTGCGATAAATATCCACATCCTTGGTCTCGCGCACGAAGAGCACACCGATCACGAAGGTGATGGCCGCGATCCAGATCGGGTACCACAAACCGTGATAGATATTGCCGTTCTGGGCCACCAGGGCGAACGAGATGGTCGGCAGCAGGCCCCCGAACCAGCCGTTGCCGATGTGATACGGCAGCGACATCGACGAATACCGGATGCGCGTCGGGAACATCTCCACCAGCATCGCCGCGATCGGGCCGTAGACCATGGTCACGTAGATCACCAGGATCACCAGGATCACCAGCACCATGACCGTGTTCATCTGGGCGGGATCGGCCTTGGCGGGGTAGTTGGCCGCCTTGAGCGACTCGCTCACCTGCTTCTTGAAGTCGGCGATCTTCGTCTTGCTGTCGGCGTCGAAACTCTGACCGTCTGCCGTGCGCGTGGCGTTGAGCGAGCTGATCTGCTTACCCGCGATCGACACCGAGGCCACCGTGCCGGCCGGGCCTTCGACCGTCTCGTAGCTGGCCGACGCCTGCGCCAGCGTACGCTTGGCGATGTCGCACGACGAGCGGAAGTCCACCTCGCGGGCGATCGGGCTGCCCTGGAACGAGCATTCCTTCGGGTCGACCGTGATGGTGATCTGCGCGGTCTGCTGGGCACGCTCCAGCGCCGGGTTGGCATAGTGCGTGAGCGCCTTGAACAGCGGGAAGTAGGTCACCACCGCCAGCAGGCAGCCGGCCATGATGATCTTCTTGCGGCCGATGCGGTCCGACAGCGAGCCGAAGAACACGAAGAAGGGCGTGCCGATAGCAAGCGCTACGGCAATCAGCACGTTGGCCGTGAAGGCGTCGACCTTCAGCACCTGCGTGAGGAAGAACAGCGCGTAGAACTGGCCCGTGTACCAGACCACAGCCTGGCCGGCGGTCAGGCCGATCAGCGCCAGGATCACGATCTTCAGGTTGCGCCATTGGCCGAACGCTTCCGTCAACGGGGCCTTGGAGGTCTTGCCCTCTGCCTTCATCTTCTGGAATGCCGGCGATTCGCTCATCGACAAACGGATGTACACCGACGTGGCGAGCAGCAGGATCGAGACCAGGAACGGAATGCGCCAGCCCCAGTCGTCGAACGCCTTGCCGGTCAGTTCGCGCACGGCCAGGATGACGACCAGCGACAGGAACAGGCCGAGCGTGGCCGTCGTCTGGATCCACGACGTGTAGGCACCGCGGCGGCCGTGCGGCGCGTGCTCGGCGACATACGTGGCGGCGCCACCGTACTCACCGCCCAGCGCCAGACCCTGCAGCATGCGCAACGCGATGAGGATGATCGGCGCGGCAACGCCAATCGTGCCGTATGACGGGAGCAGGCCGACGATGAACGTCGACGTACCCATGATGACGATGGTCACCAGGAACGTGTACTTGCGCCCGATCATGTCGCCCAGCCGGCCAAACACCAGCGCGCCGAACGGGCGCACCAGGAAGCCGGCAGCAAATGCCAGCAACGCGAAGATGAAGCCAGCCGTGGGGTCCAGGCCCGAGAAGAACTGCTTGGCGATGATGGCCGCAAGCGAGCCGTAGAGATAGAAGTCGTACCACTCGAAGACCGTCCCCAGCGACGAAGCGAAGATGAC from Ralstonia pickettii encodes the following:
- a CDS encoding alpha/beta fold hydrolase yields the protein MTSIVLGVIALAILAPVAFTFFIARRVTKGFPPEGQFIDIGGDRLHYIDRGQGPAIVFVHGLCGNLRNFAYLDMDRLARSHRVIVIDRPGAGRSVRAADSPVNIYAQARTVAQCIEQLGLDKPVLVGHSLGGAISLAVGLNHPHVIRRLALIAPLTHAESAPPGAFRGLVLTSPLVRRLVSWTLAIPLSIINSRKAIDAVFAPEAMPKDFPFKGGGLLGLRPHVFYAASSDLVAAPEDLPDMERRYASMTVPVDVLYGRGDRILNVKRQGEALKQKLDRVNLRIIDGGHMLPVTQPALTTDWVLAVAAAAPAQAEVLA
- a CDS encoding MFS transporter, whose product is MATVQSAPNAPAGRVQPAPMTREEKKVIFASSLGTVFEWYDFYLYGSLAAIIAKQFFSGLDPTAGFIFALLAFAAGFLVRPFGALVFGRLGDMIGRKYTFLVTIVIMGTSTFIVGLLPSYGTIGVAAPIILIALRMLQGLALGGEYGGAATYVAEHAPHGRRGAYTSWIQTTATLGLFLSLVVILAVRELTGKAFDDWGWRIPFLVSILLLATSVYIRLSMSESPAFQKMKAEGKTSKAPLTEAFGQWRNLKIVILALIGLTAGQAVVWYTGQFYALFFLTQVLKVDAFTANVLIAVALAIGTPFFVFFGSLSDRIGRKKIIMAGCLLAVVTYFPLFKALTHYANPALERAQQTAQITITVDPKECSFQGSPIAREVDFRSSCDIAKRTLAQASASYETVEGPAGTVASVSIAGKQISSLNATRTADGQSFDADSKTKIADFKKQVSESLKAANYPAKADPAQMNTVMVLVILVILVIYVTMVYGPIAAMLVEMFPTRIRYSSMSLPYHIGNGWFGGLLPTISFALVAQNGNIYHGLWYPIWIAAITFVIGVLFVRETKDVDIYRND